In Fibrobacter sp. UWB10, the genomic window GTAAAGTTAGACGAGAGAGACGCTCTTTCGCTGAAATCGCTCAACGAGGCGTTCGCGGGCGATAACTGCTACATTACCGATGGCCCGGCTCTCTGGTGGGAACGCGGCGAAAAGACCGTGACATTCCATGCCCGCAATACGCAAGATTTTGGCGGAGCCTTCCGCTACATTCGCATTTTCGGCCGCAAGCGCTCTGCAAATGGCAAGCTCGCCAAAGAAGAATCCTTGTGCATCGAAAGCGTCGTAGCCGCCCGCGCAAATACTGACCTTACCGTCAACAACGACAACTTTGCCTACCTGCGCGCCGAATGCGAAACCGCGACAGGCAAGTTTGCCATGACCTCGGCCGCCGTACTTTAGGAGGAACCATGCCACGCTTTATGTCGCCCATGCGCCCCCGCTACATGCGTTCTCCTTCTGATATACCTAAAGAAGGCTTGCAAGTACAATCCATAACGCCGACGCCAAACGCAAGCGAAGAATCTTCAAACGGACAAGAGCCCGAGAATCAGGAACCGGAGTATCCTGAAATCGTCTGCGTGTCCGAAGGCACGTTCCGCCAGATTCGCGATGACAGCTTGGTGCTTTTGTCGCAGGGAATTTCTCACCGGCTTTTGCGCAGCATTGAAGGCCCCTTTTTGATTTTTGTTCTGCCCGAGCACGAGGCGCGAGCACAAGAACAACTGGCTCTTTACCGCAAAGAGAATCCGCCCAAAGAAGAAAACCCGCCGATTCCCTTGAGCTTTAGCCTGCAGCCGCTCTGGGTTTTGCTTGCGCCCTTGATTGTCACGCTGATTGATTTTACAGACGCCATGAACCTGCATACGCCAGGCATTTCGGACGCGGCAAAAGTTCTTAAGGGCGAATGGTGGCGTTCGCTGACTGCGCAAACATTGCATGGCGATGTAAGGCACTTGGCCTCGAATTTAATATGCGGCTACATCGTGATGAACATGATTACCTTCCGCATACCGCTTTTGCGGCTCGCGCCGTTTATCGCGATTGCGTCAGCAATCGCGAACCTGTGCGTTTCCTTGACCGTACAGACAAGTTTCCGTTCGCTCGGGTTTTCGACCTTTGTATTTGCCGCAATCGGTTGTCTTTCTGTGATTGAATTTAGGCTCATGCCCAAGGAAACGCACGGCCTGCTTCGCAGGTTCGCGCCGCTCTGCGGCGCGACATCGCTCGCCGTGTTCCTTGGACTCGGCGAGAACGCCGACATTCTAGGACATGCCTACGGATTTATTGCCGGACTGTTCTGCGGATTCATCCCCAGCAAAAAAGCGCTCCGTTGGGGAACGCCGCTTGCTACCGCCGACGGAGTCGGCCTGCTCGTTTACTACGCGCTATACCTAATCAGCTGGAAATTAGCCTTATAGGAGATTCCCGATCGAGTCGGGAAAGACAAATGGGTTAAACGCCGCCGTCGCTAAAGCCCAAAGAATCTTCGAGCCAAGTGTCGGTGCGTTGCACCGACAGGCGGCTTTTGTAAGCCTTGCGCCCCGCGCGCTGCTGCGCCCACTTTACCGAAAGCGCAGAAAGCGGGCCCATGTGCTTGAATAAAGTCGCCATGGAATTCGGCAAATTACGACGCAAAACATCGTCTTCGAAAGACGCATAATGGCTAACGCTACCCGGGTCACCCTGGCGAGCCGAACGTCCAAACAGCTGGCGGTCAATTCTAGAAGACGGATTGCATTCGGTTGCAATCACATGCAGGCCACCCAGCTTTTTCACGCTATCCGGAATCTTGATGTCGGTACCGCGCCCCGCCATATTGGTCGCCACCGTAATGGCTCCAAACTTTCCAGCGTCGGCAATAATGGCCGCCTCTTCGTCACTGCGCACGGCATTGATAATGCGACAGTGCAGACCTTCGTTTTCGATACTCTTGCCCAAGATTTCGCTTTCGTCGATATCCTTGGTGCCTATCAGAATCGGCCGCCCTTTTGCATGCAGGCGAACCACCTCTTTCACGATGGCGCGGCGCTTGGATTCTTTAGAAGTAAACGTCTTGAGGTGCGAAATCTTGCGCTTGCTCTTGCGATGATTCGGAATGCACACCACCGCGGCCCCGTAAATCGTCCAGAATTCGGCGGCAGCCTCTTTGCCAGTACCTGTCATGCCCGAGAAATTCTTGTACAATCTAAAGAAGCGCTGGAAACTCATGCGGGCCTGCGTTTCCTTAAGGCCCGAAAGTTCCAGATTTTCCTTGATTTCAATCATCTGGTGGAGCCCACCGTTCCAAGAACGCATAGGCATTTTACGACCCGTCGATTCGTCGACAATCACCACCTTGCCTTCTTCGACAACGTAATGGCGGCCCTGTTCAAAAAGTTCGCGTGCCACAAGAGCCTGGCGCACCAAATCTTTGAGGAACCCGGCGCGAGAAAACACCGTTGCCTCTTGCATATCTTCGAGGCGTTCTTCAAGGTCTACAATAAATCGAACCGTGCGGTTTCTAAAATCTACCGTGTAGTCGACATCGCGCTTCAGCTTTGTCGAAATGGAGTAGGCGATTTTGCACGATTCATTGAAATTCGCGTTTTCTTTTTCGCTCGAAATAATGAGCGGAGTCACCGCCTCGTCAATCAGCACGTTGTCGGCTTCGTCGACAATCGCCGTACAAAGCCCGCGCTGCACCAAGTTCTGCGCCATCTGTTCAAAATTCAGCAAAGACCCATTCGCCAAACGCTTGGCAAAACTCTGGTAGCGCCCCATGGCAATGCGATCGCGCAAAAAGTCGGCCAACACCTCTTTCGCCGTAGAATACGTGACATCGGCTTCGTAGCCTGCGCGGCGTTCCTTGGGTTTCATGGCACCAGTAACAGCACCCACCGTCACACCGCAAAAAGAATAAAGCGGTTCCATGATTTCGGCATCGCGTGCTGCCAGGTAATCGTTTGCCGTAATCACGTGGCAAGGGCGTTCGCTCCAGCCGCGCACTGTGGCGCACATGGCTGCCGTCACCGTCTTGCCCTCGCCCGTCGACATTTCAGCAATGTAGCCCCGGTACAAGGCAAGCGCACCGGCAAGTTGTTCAATATACGGCCTATAGCCTA contains:
- a CDS encoding rhomboid family intramembrane serine protease — translated: MPRFMSPMRPRYMRSPSDIPKEGLQVQSITPTPNASEESSNGQEPENQEPEYPEIVCVSEGTFRQIRDDSLVLLSQGISHRLLRSIEGPFLIFVLPEHEARAQEQLALYRKENPPKEENPPIPLSFSLQPLWVLLAPLIVTLIDFTDAMNLHTPGISDAAKVLKGEWWRSLTAQTLHGDVRHLASNLICGYIVMNMITFRIPLLRLAPFIAIASAIANLCVSLTVQTSFRSLGFSTFVFAAIGCLSVIEFRLMPKETHGLLRRFAPLCGATSLAVFLGLGENADILGHAYGFIAGLFCGFIPSKKALRWGTPLATADGVGLLVYYALYLISWKLAL